Genomic segment of Candoia aspera isolate rCanAsp1 chromosome 2, rCanAsp1.hap2, whole genome shotgun sequence:
GGTGTACAGCCAGAGAATTTCCTGGTGACTTCCTTTCCAAGTTCTAACCAGGTCAGATCATACTTAATTTTTTCAAGTTCAGCCAAGTTGGCTAGGTGCTGGCACCTCTTTGATTAAAAGCAGAAAGATTCattgagaaaatgaatgaaagttAACTAGATTTGTGTGGAAAAGACAAAGTAACAAGATTATCAAGAACAGCATGTGACAACATGCTGTGTTGTGTTACACGTGCCATATGAGAATAATATATCAGtgcaagcaaaagaaagaaatcagttgGAGGTATTACGaacaaaggaaaggaggggaaagtACAGTACATTCATGGTGAATTTAGTTTACTTTTTCCAGAGTATTTGAAAAATGAGGCTCTCGCTTTTAGGAGCTAGCTGTTCGGAATAATTTGTAAAATTGAGCGTAATAATTATTTCCTGTTTCTCAAAACTCTTCATTTTACCACCACCAGATTTGTTCCTGCTTTACCTTCATCAGAAGACTTTCTCTGAAGTTGTTCATGAGTACATGGTCTTTCTTCCTATTCTCATTAATCTTATCAATTAGTTTCTGTGTTCTTTCCTGAAGATTTTCAATAGTTGAATCTAGGGCTATAAAATAATTCGAGGCTTTGCTATCTGGCCTTCCTCCGCTTACATTTGCATTGGGAAGAGTTCTTTTAGGAGAATCTTTCCtatattttcagaaaaataaaaagagacttTTGAAATGCTTTACAGTATAAAAATGATAGTAGATTAACTAGTTTCTGTGCATAGGGATATGATAGAACTGATGCTGTCACACGTAGAATTAACTTCATAACAGAAGATAACAGActgcaaattaaaatattatggAGTTTCTTGAATCTATAAGCAACTCACATGCCACATCTAATCCAAGAAAATTTGGTTTGACAGCCATCTCACTTCACCATATCCTAAATAATGAAGACTAATAGATTACAGAGGATAGAATTCCATATATTTTTCATGTTGCTTCTTCAGATCTTTTCACTTTTTATTATTCATTAACAAAATGTCTGTACTGCCCCAATACaacaattaaatcaatttttaaagtTCATGAATTGTTTCTTTCCATTATCAATTTTCTTTAATCTGTTTTACTGGAGCCTAGCCCTGACCCTATATGTTTGCTTTGAATTAAGTAGAGCtatattcagtgggatttacattTAGCTAATTCATGAGACTGTATACTACCCATTGGATTTATTTTGTCATATCCCACTAAAAGGAGGGAACATTTTAAGGACTATCTTTTGTTTatgatatgaaaagaaaaaatgaccAATTCTTCCGatccataataaaaaaaaatatttttttcttataataaCTTGTTTGTGTCGTACGTCTGCTTCACTCAAGAAGCAGTATTCAGTGTAGTATTCAGtgcttattctattttttttctcagagCAAACTGGGAGTAGACTGCAGTATATCTCCAATTTCTTGAATCCTCAGGAAGGATTTGGAAAGACACCTGTCTATATTACCAAACACTATTGCCCAAGTACACAAAATTGCACAAGAATGGTAATTCCAACTGCATTCATAaatcatattaagccataatatagtcTGCTTGTAGCATAAGTtggtgtgtgaacctagccattgcaAATTGTAAACCGTTTAGACTGTTATTCTAAATGACAGATTAGCACACATGAACCAGATCAATATAAGACAGCAAGCACATCACCTCTAAAATGTCATTTTAGTTGCATTGGGTATAAAACTTCTCAATCAGTAATACTTTAGGTTGGATGTAGGTGCTATTACTGCTACATGTTCCCTCATAGAAGGAAGGTTTTGGTCAATTTTATGCTAAAAATCaacctttggggggaaaaaatctgttcATTAATGCTATGGGTCATGATACCCATTTTGAATTCACTCACATTTCATTGCTGAAGATTTTAAAGTTTcataatacttttttatttttaatcttaccTTGATGGATTATCACTTAATTCATTTCTTTCTGAACTAGTGAAGAATAGACTATTTGATTTATCCTGTTCCTGCTCTGGCTCTTGGAACTGAAATTCTTGAATAGACATAATAGCCTTTAAGGATGAGGGAGAGAGATGTCATCAGAAGGCAGTGGTATGACCCAGTTAATCCTTATTTTTGTTAATTATTGTTTTGGCTTTCTGCAAAAGCCAAAAATAATTGATAAAatattaacttttatatattttaatgtagttTAAAATGGATTATAATCTGATTTCAAACATGTTGGGGATAATTCAATAGTGTCAGTATATATATTGAACTTTACAGGGATATTACATGATAGAAAATAGATTTCAAATCAAGAGTTTTCTATCATTTGCAGTAAACAAATAATGATGACAAAAGCTATGATGACAATAGAAGTATAGGACAAGAATCCAACTGCTTCATATGCTGTTTGTGCAGAATGGATTACTATAGTGAAAAACAACTCAATACAACATctattgtttaaaattaattcagaGAGAAGGTACCCAAATAAACATATTACATGCTTGTTTTAGAATGTATATTTATACTGACACATTctcaattaaataaaatttaattataaataacaaaataaaattataaataacaaaaatggaaataaacatgTTTAAAATGTATACAAGTAATACATTTGTATACAGTTAGCGCACATTAATATTGAGTTCAAGAAcagagttgattgattgattgcatgccATCAGCTGGTGACTTTTAGCAACTATATAGATAGACTTCCAGGattatctgtccccaacctggtcctctTCTAACCATGTACTCTTCACTGCTATAATCAAGTCTATCCACcttctggttgtcctcttctctttccttccttcttatttaaaacagttactatctgtccattggcatcctttaacaCGCCATTTGGAAGTTGGAATCTCCTCCTGAGTTTGGAAACCTTTTGGAAGATTTTCCATATTTTACCATGATTGTTTCTATTTTCAGCATCTTTAcatatgttgttgtaatactgctcctTGTCTCATCTAACGtccctctgaaattctttgttaagttccttcctgagatctttgtctttattTGCAGTGCATCTTatatgcatgttctgttgattttaaacttgaccataaaactgactttcagtcagaagatcataactcaggatttgaaaaaaaaggaatggcattgctttcataggaaggatatagcaaagagaGTACTAAAATAGGAGTGTTGTTAATCCATTCATGCAGTCTGCTGTGAGATAGATAATGTTACATGATAGACTGATCTACTCTGAGTTATGGAAGATACAAAATCCTAATCAAGATTCATACAATATCTTATCTGATACAGTTAGATTTTTCCCCTTCTCTATtattttggataatttttatatgaaaataatggtAGTTAAATAGCTATTTATATGCATatatcatgtgacgtgctgggcttgatgaatccaaggctggggttaaaattgctgagagaaacattaacaatctcagatatgcagatgataccactttgatggctgaaagtgaggagccttatgatgaaggtgaaagaagaaagtgcaaaggctgggttgcagttaaacctcagaaaaaccgattatggcaaccagctggattgataactggcaaatagagggagaaaacgtagaggcagtgacagactttgtatttctaggcacaaagattacaaACACtgccatactccaggaaataaagccagactgctcacttgagggaatgatattaaaggcaaaactgaagtactttggccacataatgagaagacagaataccctggagaagatgctgatgctagggagagtggtaggcaaaaggaagaggggccaaccaagggcaggatggatggatgatattctagaggtgacagactcgaccttgggggagcatGGGGTGGcgacgacggacaggaagctctggtgagggctggtccatgaagtcacgagtcagaagtgactggacaaataaacaacaaatgcataCTAAAATAAGGGATTATATTCAAAGTGTTGGCCTATATTATTTACATCATAGAATCTGACACCCTTTCTGATTATAATGCAAACTGTTTCTAAGAGTTTGCAGTGTGGTACAGATGATTGCTGAGCAAGAAAAGTAAAACAGTATGTTGTACGTGTAGACAAGGTATGCTACTTATATTGGATTTTGGcaatgatatttatttttttgtaccCACGTGATCCTGATCAGATAAGACCAATTAATTGGAAGAACAATTAAGTGAAATCTCACAGTAAGATGAAGTCAGAAAAGTGATACTTCTTTCCATAACTCTCTGGGAAACTGATTGGATATTCTGATAGcagtcatttttatttctaatgaaAAGGTTTCTTCATGTGCACTTGCATCAATAAAAACCCATTCACCCACccattcacccacccacccaaggcACACAGAGCTGCTCTTAGATCTGCTGAAACAGACAAAATCAGCAGAGGTCAGGATTATGAATTTATTTCCAATAACCAATTTGTAGCAGTCACTCTCATTTTTCCACAAAACATCAGATCCTGTTTACTCCGGTACTGtagtaagaaacaaaacaaaggtaTGTGAATGGAGGCTCATGTTAGGGAAAGCTATGCTAAAGTGGTGGCCCCCAGATTTTCTTCTCCAGAAcctgaaaataaaaacatatttgaagTATCCTAGAGGATAGCCAGTGGGATGGAATAGATAGATTTTAAGACTCAGTGGAATGGGAAACTTCTGTTCCAATACTTCCTCAGCCACCAAACTGGGCAAACCACTAACAGACTACCATTAAGTAATATAAAACGCTGCCCTCATTTTCTTAAAGACAccgtgcctttttaaaaatccatactcCATTTTCTGCTTAAAGATTACTGATCATatcagtcctcatttagtgactgccttgtttagtgaccagttatggcggtgatgaaaaagtaactttacaaccaatcctcacatttacaacctttgcaggtctgtaaagcaaaggaaagctgaagtaagttcataagcacagttgtgatttcacttagcgaccccttcacttaatgactgagttgccagccccaattgtcactaaatgaggactacctgtaaattcaGAAGAACAGGTTACAAATTAAGATTGTATAAACAATCtgtgtgtgcttttgagtcattgttgattcctggcaactgcctggactagtccctgcagttttattggcaagattttttggaagtggtctgtccttgcctcctttctagggctgggaaagagtgactggcccaaggtcacccaactggctttgtacctcaagcaggactaaaactcccagtctctagcctgatgtcttaaaccactacaccaaactggctctcataaacaGCTTTACCATAAgggttaaaattaaaattaaataaaattcatatagtccctgaagagaaagaggaatgaAGAACATGGAGCTTGTCCaacctccctttctccctctccccctccccctccccctccacacacacacacacatatacatagacTCACATAcagaaatacatacaaatacacatataTTCAGAAGTGTGTCTTTGTGTGAGGGAAAGCTATGGTTTACCTCCTCCTACTTTCTGCCCTATTTTGAATGAGATCAATCACATTCCTCCCTGAGGAGAagttcttccctcccccctcccccgcgtGCAATAGCTGCGGGAGGGGGAGGGGTCTGAgtgtaaagaaataaaacatctgATGCATCTTCTAAGGAGGGTGTATCCattagccttcctcaaccttcctTTTGCATCcgtagccttcctcaacctggtgtccCCCAGACATCTTGGACTCCAACTCCTATGTTCCCCATCCAGTACACCCTATGGGAAGATATGTGTTCAACTCCAACACCTCTTGAAGGGAGCTGCTTGGGAAGGCTGGTGCATGTTGTCTTTTGAGAAACAGGCTCAGGTCTGCCTCAGCCAGTCCTCAAGCAAGACAGGTTTGAATCTCTGAGAAagcctgaagggctgacagctgGTAGgcccttttccgactaacacattttattaaaaggcatgaactTCTGTAAGCTGAGCTCACTTCACCAGATCAAACGGTGTcgtaaaagcttatgccttttaataaaacgtgttagtCAAAAAAGGGCCTACCAGACGCCTGATTTTTGACTGacgagagagagccagtttggtgtagtggctcaggctagaaaccaggagagcgtgagttctagtcctgcctgaggcacaaagccagctgggtgaccttgggccagtcactcactctcagccctaggaag
This window contains:
- the SYCE2 gene encoding synaptonemal complex central element protein 2, giving the protein MSIQEFQFQEPEQEQDKSNSLFFTSSERNELSDNPSRKDSPKRTLPNANVSGGRPDSKASNYFIALDSTIENLQERTQKLIDKINENRKKDHVLMNNFRESLLMKVSSLAEKLEESVFPVYDHNNKLIQDKLQELSEIMERIRQIETELRQVCHTVEMMYKDLCGQSEL